Proteins from a single region of Oryza brachyantha chromosome 6, ObraRS2, whole genome shotgun sequence:
- the LOC102722131 gene encoding uncharacterized protein LOC102722131, translated as MSVSCGLEWVVCLGCTRWAWKRLTYIGAYDSETWPPAEPADFEAIPRICRVILAIYEEDLSNPKFAPPERGYADVDPAGVVKRATYADVGTACPPYIVYVDHLRKEVILAIRGLNLVRNADYKVLMDNKLGMQMFDGGYVHHGLLKAAQFILERETDTLRELLEKSGPDYKLIFAGHSLGSGIAALVTVLVVNNRKMFGNIPRSQIRCYALAPARCMSLNLAVKYADVINSVVLQDDFLPRTPTPLEYIFGSIFCLPCLLFIMCLRDTFKQDRRKFKDPRRLYAPGRMYHIVERKFCRCGRFPPEVRTAIPVEGRFEHIVLSCSTTSDHALAWIERESEKALELMREKEKPTTPPVQQKMERLQSFEEEHKDALQRAKTLDVPHAVDLSEVEIQEEGANSTPPSDTHSETTSEAKSAGRTSWDELMDKLFTRDKGGKLVVKKDIKERDIVIE; from the exons atgtCGGTGTCGTGCGGGCTGGAGTGGGTGGTGTGCCTCGGGTGCACGCGGTGGGCGTGGAAGCGGCTCACCTACATCGGCGCCTACGACAGCGAGAcgtggccgccggcggagcCCGCGGACTTCGAGGCCATCCCGCGCATCTGCCGCGTCATCCTCGCCATCTACGAGGAGGACCTCTCCAACCCCAAGTTCGCGCCGCCCGAACGCGGGTACGCCGACGTCGaccccgccggcgtcgtcaAGCGCGCCACCTACGCGGACGTCGGCACCGCCTGCCCGCCTTACATCGTCTACGTCGACCACCTCCGCAAGGAGGTCATCCTCGCCATCCGTGGCCTCAACCTCGTCCGCAACGCCGACTACAAG GTTCTGATGGACAACAAGCTCGGGATGCAGATGTTCGACGGCGGCTACGTCCACCACGGCCTGCTCAAGGCGGCGCAGTTCATCCTGGAGAGGGAGACGGATACGCTGCGGGAGCTGCTGGAGAAGAGCGGGCCCGACTACAAGCTCATCTTCGCGGGGCACTCGCTGGGCTCCGGCATCGCCGCGCTCGTCACGGTGCTCGTGGTGAACAACCGGAAGATGTTTGGGAACATACCCAGGAGCCAGATACGGTGTTACGCGCTTGCCCCGGCGCGGTGCATGTCGCTCAACCTCGCCGTCAAGTACGCCGACGTGATCAACTCCGTCGTGCTGCAG GATGATTTTTTGCCAAGAACGCCAACACCATTGGAGTACATTTTTGGGTCTATATTCTG CTTGCCCTGCTTGTTGTTTATCATGTGCCTGAGAGATACATTTAAGCAAGACAGGAGAAAATTTAAAGATCCAAGAAGGCTGTATGCTCCTGGACGTATGTATCATATAGTCGAGAGGAAATTTTGCAG ATGCGGAAGATTCCCTCCTGAGGTGAGAACTGCTATTCCAGTGGAAGGCCGATTTGAGCATATTGTGTTATCATGCAGTACTACTTCTGATCATGCACTTGCATGGATTGAACGAGAATCAGAAAAGGCTTTGGAG CTTAtgagagaaaaggagaagcCAACAACTCCCCCTGTGCAACAAAAGATGGAAAGACTGCAAAGTTTTGAGGAAGAACACAAGGACGCCCTTCAGAGAGCAAAGACCTTAGATGTTCCTCATGCGGTTGACTTGTCTGAAGTGGAAATCCAGGAGGAGGGTGCTAACTCTACACCACCCTCTGATACTCATAGTGAGACCACCTCGGAAGCAAAATCTGCAGGGAGGACAAGTTGGGATGAGCTGATGGATAAGCTTTTCACCAGGGACAAAGGCGGGAAGCTTGTTGTGAAGAAGGACATCAAGGAGAGGGACATTGTTATTGAGTAA
- the LOC121054746 gene encoding uncharacterized protein At3g17950-like — protein sequence MDLDADMIPSSPSADYSSPSSSDLDTESTGSFFPDRSTTLGTLMGVSAFGGGQRRAARTPAGAERERAPLAAQPPPEEEEEEGRRASRWRRRRSRRQRRGRSLGGSWWRLCRDDAGGPPTSLGEFLDMERQLAGADFLCDGVTSGADRETAAAASVQATALFEDGRVRPPQPQPPPAAEERGRWRLQRAAEGSSSASASSSLARLPVLLTGICSGGAG from the exons ATGGACCTCGACGCCGACAtgatcccctcctccccctccgccgactactcctcgccgtcctcctccgaTCTCGACACCGAG TCAACGGGGTCGTTCTTTCCCGACCGGAGCACGACGCTGGGGACGCTGATGGGGGTGTCGGCGTTCGGCGGCGGGCAGCGTCGTGCGGCGAGGACGCCGGCTggggcggagagggagagggcgcCGCTGGcggcgcagccgccgccggaggaggaggaggaggaggggaggcgcgcgagccggtggcgacggcggaggagcaggCGCCAGCGCCGCGGCCGCAGCCTCGGCGGGAGCTGGTGGCGGCTCTGCCGCGACGACGCCGGAGGGCCGCCGACTTCGCTGGGCGAGTTCCTCGACATGGAGAGGCAGCTCGCGGGCGCGGACTTCCTCTGCGACGGCGTTACCAGCGGCGCGGAccgggagacggcggcggcggcgtccgtgcAGGCCACGGCGCTGTTCGAGGACGGGAGGGTGCGCCcaccgcagccgcagccgccgcctgctgccgAAGAGCGCGGGAGGTGGCGGCTGCAGAGAGCGGCGGAGGGGtcgtcctccgcctccgcctcctcgtcgctgGCGAGGCTGCCGGTGCTGCTCACCGGCatctgcagcggcggcgccgggtaG
- the LOC102722407 gene encoding endoglucanase 17: MAAAAGSAVLLMLTLVAAATSVSGQHDYSDALRKSILFFEGQRSGRLPPDQRLRWRRDSALNDGATAGVDLTGGYYDAGDNVKFGFPMAFTATLMSWGLIDFGRSFGAHKADARKAVRWATDYLMKATATPNTVYVQVGDAFRDHSCWERPEDMDTPRTIYKVDPAHPGSDVAAETAAALAAGSIVFRDADPAYSKSLLDRAIEVFEFADKYRGPYSSSLHAAVCPCYCDYSGYKDELLWGAAWLHKASRRREYREYIKRNEVVLGASEAINEFGWDNKHAGINVLISKEVLMGKDEYFQSFRVNADNFICTLLPGISNHPQIQYSPGGLLFKVGNSNMQHVTSLSFLLLAYSNYLSHASVRVPCGTSSASPVQLRRVAKRQVDYILGDNPLRMSYMVGYGARYPLRIHHRASSLPSVSAHPARIGCKAGASYYASASPNPNLLVGAVVGGPTNTSDAFPDARAVFQQSEPTTYINAPLLGLLAYFSAHPNLAQSDLAND; this comes from the exons atggcggcggcggcgggcagcgcTGTGCTGCTGATGCTGACACTCGTGGCGGCCGCGACGTCGGTGTCGGGGCAGCACGACTACAGCGACGCGCTCCGCAAGAGTATCCTCTTCTTTGAGGGCCAGCGCTCCGGCCGGCTGCCACCCGACCAGCGCCTCCGCTGGCGCCGTGACTCCGCCCTCAAcgacggcgccaccgccggc GTGGACCTGACGGGAGGGTActacgacgccggcgacaacGTGAAGTTCGGGTTCCCGATGGCGTTCACGGCGACGCTCATGTCGTGGGGGCTGATCGACTTCGGGCGGAGCTTCGGCGCGCACAAGGCGGATGCGAGGAAGGCGGTGCGGTGGGCGACGGACTACCTGAtgaaggcgacggcgacgcccaaCACGGTGTACGTCCAGGTCGGCGACGCCTTCCGCGACCACTCCTGCTGGGAGCGTCCCGAGGACATGGACACCCCCCGCACCATCTACAAGGTCGACCCCGCCCACCCCGGCTCCGACGTCGCCGCtgagaccgccgccgccctcgccgccggctccaTCGTCTTCCGCGACGCCGACCCGGCCTACTCCAAGAGCCTCCTCGACCGCGCCATCGAG GTGTTCGAGTTCGCGGACAAGTACAGGGGCCCCTACAGCAGCAGCCTGCACGCGGCCGTGTGCCCCTGCTACTGCGACTACTCCGGATACAAG GACGAGTTGCTGTGGGGCGCGGCGTGGCTGCACAaggcgtcgcggcggcgggagtaCAGGGAGTACATCAAGCGGAACGAGGTGGTGCTCGGCGCCAGTGAGGCCATCAACGAGTTCGGCTGGGACAACAAGCACGCCGGCATCAACGTCCTCATCTCCAAG GAGGTCCTGATGGGGAAGGACGAGTACTTCCAGTCCTTCCGCGTGAACGCGGACAACTTCATCTgcaccctcctccccggcATCTCTAATCATCCCCAGATCCAGTACTCACCAG GTGGTCTGCTGTTCAAGGTGGGCAACAGCAACATGCAGCACGTGACGTCGCTGTCGTTCCTCCTGCTCGCCTACTCCAACTACCTCAGCCACGCCAGCGTCCGCGTCCCGTGCGgcacctcctccgcctcccccgtccagctccgccgcgtcgccaaGCGCCAG GTGGACTACATCCTGGGGGACAACCCGCTGCGGATGTCGTACATGGTCGGGTACGGGGCGAGGTACCCGCTACGGATCCACCACCGGGCGAGCTCGCTGCCGTCGGTGTCGGCGCACCCGGCGCGGATCGGGTGCAAGGCCGGGGCGTCCTACTACGCCAGCGCGTCCCCGAACCCGAACCTCCTGGtgggcgccgtcgtcggcgggcCGACCAACACCAGCGACGCCTTCCCCGACGCGCGGGCCGTGTTCCAGCAGTCCGAGCCCACCACGTACATCAACGCGCCCCTGCTCGGCCTCCTCGCCTACTTCTCCGCCCACCCCAACCTGGCCCAGTCCGACCTCGCCAACGACTGA